agttttttattttttatttttaaatttatttttttaaatactgttttatctctttctctccgtcaTTATCTTCCACCTTCTAACGGagttcttcattttgctcatttgtattattttctatcctgttatgattaagcttgaataacttttaatttgttatcagaaagtgttttatttggtctagaattcaaggggaatgcatgctctctCTAAAGGACAGAAAGTTTATACAGTAAAAcattaatttagtttaatgaggtcaaatcaacgatcgtatcgtcaattaggagagaaagatgAATATTGTGAAAACTTTATATCTACCAGTATgagatatttacatacattaaTTTGTATTCATAGTATTTCAGAACATATTCCTATAGCTAGTCTTAGGGCTACGTATGTAGGTAACCTACGAGTACAGAATAGGATAGGACATTGCAATGACAGTACATTGTGAGCACTTAATATTGTAAAGTCAGGGCTTAAGAGAGTGTGGACGGGTCATTGCAAGGGCGGAACATTGTGACAACAGCGCTTTGTGAAGACACAGTGGTTCGCAGACGGCAGAATGTTCCAAAAGTAAGTGTATAAGCTCCATTGATAAAatagaagaattttttttttaggaaatatAGCAGTGGATGCAACAGTGGAACCAAAGAGATATACTTCCTGGTTAACTGATGGTCTTAATGACACGTGTAACAATGATACGACCATCTCATCAGTGACACTGCTCTGGGATGAAGAGTTTCTATTTACTTGGATGACAATTGAAGTCAACAATGCTTGTGAGTTAAGGTCCATGTTTGAACAACGCCTAAATAAGCTTACTGGTTCATAACACTTGTTTTAGTCTATGATTTATGAatcaattattcttttttttttcaagcaaaaCTAACTGCTTTCAAGATCTGGTTCATTGCTACTGGCAAAACTTACGAGGAGATACCATGCTCTGGTCAACGACTTGCATTAATTAATGAAAacacattgaaaatattttgtgatcTTAAAGTTTTAATCGAGCAAGTGATATTGGAAGGAGAGGCTGTTTATTTTCTATGTTCTCTACATGTCAGTGGAGGTTAGAGCTTCTTCTTAAAACACTTATTAATGatagatattttttataaacatttcattttctgaaacaagaaacattaaaaaaaaaattgaaattgatAGCAAATTTAGTActacccatagacataaatatatagactggccgattaaagagttttattaaatgaaaatttgtgacttgcaattttgtgttcTTTATTATACAGtatatacagcatttatgagcagtataaaagttaagtattcatatctatttcagccacacacctatatatattgtaaataaggaggcagtgtagttttgtttaatctctaagaatgaagatcaagcaatttttcataattcggaaacccgaatacaatagatatacatgttttcaagttacatgaagttacttccttcggccagtctatatttatttatgtctatggtacTACCATAATCTCTACAATTAAAGTTAATGTCGGTGCTTACATATAGAATGAGTTGCTATGTCATGTATTCTATAAATATAGATGACTGTATTTTATTGTTAGTATACAGTATTCTGCACTCTATTTGGAAAGGCCTCATTATGTAAAAGCATCATTAAAATTCGCaatcttttaaaattagatAATTAATTGGATAGTAAGTGATGAATTGAGAACCACAAAGCAAAAGTgtgaaatattacaaaaaattGTGTAAGTAATGACCAGAAATAAAACcctattttaattttgtttaactaGGCCTAATGATGGTATTATTTCATAGAGAATAGAACAAGGAATAATACATTCATTTGAACATGaaacagtattttaaaaattgtaaaactTCCAGAACCAAAATTTCTATAGATAAATAGAAATTCCaaatttaaacaaggttacaaagaaagtttgtgtggaaacacaaactcaaaatcggcccccaaagtggtccacccaggcaagcttcaatattttcagaaagaacatccaaatgaaattatatcaaagacaaatgagagataagaatggagaaagaaggttgacagatcttgtgtagtgccccaacggtccagcagatcaaaggataggtgcaagtgaatgcaaagttagatgtgaacctggcctaactagttcccctttcagaccttgtggtctatagggcagatgatttaaagttcatctgttttttttttggcctacggttaacgagggtgtcatgtagccagcacaactaccaaccgcctttacttttccccaaccaatgtcaggtagacattagagctgggtggactcagaggcgcccaaagattccaaagttgaaaatcccagtcttctccaggattcgagcccgggacccccggttagGAAGCCAGGCGcgttaccactcagctaccgcgcctctcctggcctaactgaaaaaaaaaaaaaaaggcttctacgcattttaaaaattgttcacgaaaatgaagtttaGAAGATTGgtattcgttttaatttaggtctaacttataatgcatactaattagctttttctctttaaaaactgcataactgattttaaaaattagatttttcgctttcagaaaaaaaagttgccgttgcatcagaactttgaattgtctaaaatattgtgatgtcggattttcaatatattttctagtttacgagatctaaaccggacggacggacagacggacagacatttcgcacaaaactaatagcgtcttttcccctttcgggggccgctaaaaatgtaggGAACAACTGTCATGCATATCATTAAAGGTTCAAAGGTAAACTTCTGATTGCCTAACTACACGGACACATTCAAAGAACACAGAAAATATGACTCAattccttattttttttatttttttacacttagtaaaatatttatatcaactcactatgtctgtctgtccgtccgtctgtctggtaaaggtttcaacatgttttttctcccatttccaattatcggatcaagttagAACGTTGTAGAATTACTCGTTAAaccttcaataaaaaaaaagaaattaaacaattagttaattgttggtgattgattattttttcaCCCAttccccattctcggattaagttgaaattttgaataattattcatagtcgataaaaatacacaaatcaatccgaaaattaaccagttacttaatcatttagtactaatttaTATAACAGGAAGGAAGATAAACTCCGTAATTTAAGATGAATGGCAGTACTTAGTGGTTCCTTCTCTTAGATAgaactttgttttataaaagtattcttgtttctattgtttgtttctaatTTGTGAACTAATTCTAAGGCAGGAATGTTGCGCTGAAACAAGAAACCAATCAGACGACGACATATTACTCGAATGAAAGCTACGGGTCTCAATTTGCAGTGGATGGTGACCTCAACACCAATGCAAAGATACAGGGATGCAGTCATACAGCTGTTAATGACACTGCCCCCTGTTGGACGGTCAGTTTTGATGGACCACGACGTGTAGATACATTTGTTATTTATAATAGAAGTACGTGGCTTATGTTAATGATatagtttttgaaatttttttagtGGGGTGGATTTTTCTCCAGGACGCCGATAGCCTTTTGACCTTTTTCCATAGATGATTTCTGGGTGTCCTCGCTTAATAAGGAAAAATTAAAACTTGGACCCGGTCTAGTTCACTGGCAACTCATCACGACACTTGACCTACTTCTTAGTGATTACAACTAGTGTGTGTGCGTCTTCCCAACGTATTGTGTTAttgtatggctgcaggtctttagtTCTAATAAAGGCTTGCAAAATGTAAAATCATGTGCATGCAGTATACTCCTCTATGCAGAGCCACCCACATTATAATAAGAATAATTAAGTTACATTTTAATTGTTACGCAGTTTGGAACGTCCAATTAGTTCAAACACTTTCCTTAAAAGTGACTGTCAATAGTTTCATCACTCGCTTAAACAGAAAAGGTGTGGAAGAAAGGGGTGGGTGCTTTGGCATTTTTCATAGTCCTAGTGGTTTATGCAAGGCGATAAATGGTTGGCAACGCCTGCATGCTTTCTTAACGTTTCCAGACTTAACACTTGAGTTTTTAAGGCAAGTACAGTGAATCCACACAACGACAGGTTGAACGACAACTCGAAGTTACGACGGGCTTTTGCGAATAACCATTTACttagtttaatatatatatagcttttatatagcgctactttcatgcttatagcatgctcagagcgctttggtccaatctcatttgggGTCCAGTGggcagtggggggggggggggggtatctaggagttggttgcctttaggcactcagtaaacacaactctgcccgagtcgggtgtcgaacctcgagcccccttctaggtagcaaAGCCAAGCCaggttcaagcgcacttagcccaTCCATAGTCGGGACTGAAGCAGGCCATAGAGGAGATTAGTTAGCTCTAGCACATAcgaaagtttgttgtttttttttagcttctatAGTTATTTAGTAACACTTCACacttataataaatgaaaggcTGGTAAGGAGTTGTGATTGACTCAAGAGTCAATGTCATCCTGAAATTATGCACGGGTCGTTTCTGtacatctagactctattaATGCAAAGAAAATCTCCAGATATTATAAGATCCATAGTTTTACTTTGATGTTTTTCTAAAGGAATGTAAAAACTGTtataattactatttttttttagacaatatTGAGAATGCTATATCCCTGGTATTTAAGTGTTATATTACTGATCGCATGTCTATGTTTAGGAGATGACCAGCCAGAACGTCTCAAACATTTCCAACTTAAAGCAGAGAATGAACACAGTCAGAGTGTATTCTCTTACCGGGACTCTCTGGACCACTTCCTCTACATCTACAGAGTGAACATTCTAGAACATCTTTCCATAAAATCTGTTACCATCTGCCAGAATGAGACAGACACACCCTTCGTTACACTTTGCGAAGTGGAGGCTTATGGCGGTATTACCAAAACAATagagaaatgtatttaatttctGTAGTAAATGTAAATCTTTATTGACCCTTGAAAGGGGAGAAGccattgttattttttgttgtctGACACTCCATCTGAACCGTTTCTACCTCGAAGACTTAAAGtgctattaaaaataataattcattataTATTGTACCGTGATGTAAAATTGTAGCAACTGGAAatacttttgttgttttgtgtttttttttttgtgaaaaaaagtaacttaaaataaacttttgtgTCAATCCATTCCTTCTTTATGAGGCTAAAGTTTATTGTGTGTTTCCTTCTATTTATTGCTTGCGATGCTGGACAACTGCAATGAGTCTTTCCAGTCAGCTTTACACAATCAAGACAAATTATcttcaaatgttaaaaaaaagcttgtaaACATTTTCAATATTTGATGCAGATGTCTATGTAAGTTTTCTTGACGTCTTGTGTCTCCAACTGTCtgtttcagaggccatctgcttcTTGCTTATTTCCTTTACGCCAGTTCAAAATGGCACCCTTACAGCGCTTACAAGGGACACCTGTTAATTAAATAGCCTCCTTTGGCATGCGGCTCCTCTCCCCACATGTGTCCGACTACTACATTTAACTCCAGGTCTGAGTTATTAAAACATTATCGACCTATTATTACGTTCTACTTaacatatcaataaataatcaatCACTATCACGCAACTTTTTCATAGCGGTACGGGCGGAGACGCTACAGTAAATGGAAGGATTAAAACCTAAGTAGCTCCCCACGAGATCAGTTCCTAGGTACGCGAAGAGATCCCTAGTGCACTGGTGGGTGGTCAGTTAGTCCTAAAACGGGTTTGATCTTGATGAGCACACATAGAAATCAAgttaatattcaataatttattattcaatgaaacaaaaaattaaaaacattcagGATTCAGAATCGAAACAATACAGAcacaacaaataaaatgtttacaaaatcctttaaaaaaaacaaagctcatctaaggggaagaaccctgcacttacaactatatgcCTATCGTTcagtaatgtagaagttatttccattattggatatcaaacaaaatatttaatgaccaataatttaattgactaattggttaattgttaggtccaataaataattgtttaaacgtgatcggagaatgcgtgtgggagaaataaagtgtacaattatttaaagggaccaaaccctacatatCTGTGAAcactgaagaattaatttcccttgtcggtatcaaacaaaataattaattaccagtagtttattttttctttaattcatgtcttgtctctGCCAATTAATatttgttcaaagtttcaacttgatccgagaatgggcgtGAGAGAATAAAAAGTGACGACAGTGTGAGTTAAAATAGGCTTTGTAACAAAAACACTGAAAGTATAAAGGTAATCTCTTAATAACATTGTCATTTTGTCAATACTCCAACTCAAATAATTGTTTATGTTCACACCCAGAATGTCTACCTGGCTCTTGGGGTTTGAACTGTTCCAACAAGTGTCCTCGTTCATGCCCTAACTCCTGTGACAGAGAGTATGGAACATGCAACGCCATCTGTGTCGGATCTAGTGACCCACCTGATTGTACTAGAGGTAAGAAGGGTCGTGGGATCAACTCTCGGATCAACCATTTTTACTGTCTTAAATTATAGGTAGCCCGCCGTTAATCTATTTATTgtcaaaagaaaagataacaGATCATTAAGTAAATAGGATCACTAATgaaacatattatatatatattccaaaTCAAGGCTTCTGCCAAAATCTTCcattaaaacagaagatagATAAAATAAGTGAAAAAAACTGTACGCTTGTTTCAAAATGAATGTTATGATTGGCTGCTTTTACTATGAGGAGCTTACAAAACTTTTTCCAATTATCGTTGGTGTTGTTTGCTTACAATACGTTTCGTTGTTGGAGGACTTTTTCCTTCCatgatataaaaattatattactaTCCACTCTCCATAAGATTTTTGCCTCTAAATTTCCTGTAATTTATTTTAGCATGCGCTGTTACAACTTACGGCATGAATTGTTCCCAAAGCTGCAGTGATTCCTGCTTAAAGAGCTACTGTCATCCTGAAAATGGAAGTTGTGTGAGTCAGCGAGTCAGCGATTTAGAAAATCACTTGAAAGGTAAagtgttacaaaaaaaatattcttttgtaAAATGCTGTCAAAAAGACTAATCATAATAATcattaataatgagtgaatgtAGTGTTTTACATAACTACGCGAgtcccagttgcgacctgcatattttccacaTCTGATGTAGAAAAATGCGTTGTCCACGGGGGCTCTTTGTAAGTTTTTTTACTTCTTGTGTCCCGAGGCCTGCTTAAGAGGTCTCTGTCTCTTTTCAATGCCATCTGCTGCTTGCTACTTTCTGTATCAGTGAGGTCCAAA
The DNA window shown above is from Biomphalaria glabrata chromosome 5, xgBioGlab47.1, whole genome shotgun sequence and carries:
- the LOC106066944 gene encoding uncharacterized protein LOC106066944 isoform X3, giving the protein MITNLKSCILVPLRMIFVCLLTISLASLAQACNDTRMFGNECQYQCHCANGCETSGECVNGKCAKGWFGFRCQYTKLTAFKIWFIATGKTYEEIPCSGQRLALINENTLKIFCDLKVLIEQVILEGEAVYFLCSLHVSGGRNVALKQETNQTTTYYSNESYGSQFAVDGDLNTNAKIQGCSHTAVNDTAPCWTVSFDGPRRVDTFVIYNRRDDQPERLKHFQLKAENEHSQSVFSYRDSLDHFLYIYRVNILEHLSIKSVTICQNETDTPFVTLCEVEAYGECLPGSWGLNCSNKCPRSCPNSCDREYGTCNAICVGSSDPPDCTRACAVTTYGMNCSQSCSDSCLKSYCHPENGSCVSQRVSDLENHLKGSSSADSLSTGIGIGIGASCCLFLIILFIIIVVFKKRKRVPPIPTIRPPRGYDDVDLSTPEEYNYETVHQQDLKKTSSDARDDTTNMSQQKETNINLYVNTNWPATHKD
- the LOC106066944 gene encoding uncharacterized protein LOC106066944 isoform X1, translating into MITNLKSCILVPLRMIFVCLLTISLASLAQACNDTRMFGNECQYQCHCANGCETSGECVNGKCAKGWFGFRCQYRNIAVDATVEPKRYTSWLTDGLNDTCNNDTTISSVTLLWDEEFLFTWMTIEVNNASKLTAFKIWFIATGKTYEEIPCSGQRLALINENTLKIFCDLKVLIEQVILEGEAVYFLCSLHVSGGRNVALKQETNQTTTYYSNESYGSQFAVDGDLNTNAKIQGCSHTAVNDTAPCWTVSFDGPRRVDTFVIYNRRDDQPERLKHFQLKAENEHSQSVFSYRDSLDHFLYIYRVNILEHLSIKSVTICQNETDTPFVTLCEVEAYGECLPGSWGLNCSNKCPRSCPNSCDREYGTCNAICVGSSDPPDCTRACAVTTYGMNCSQSCSDSCLKSYCHPENGSCVSQRVSDLENHLKGSSSADSLSTGIGIGIGASCCLFLIILFIIIVVFKKRKRVPPIPTIRPPRGYDDVDLSTPEEYNYETVHQQDLKKTSSDARDDTTNMSQQKETNINLYVNTNWPATHKD
- the LOC106066944 gene encoding uncharacterized protein LOC106066944 isoform X2 — its product is MFGNECQYQCHCANGCETSGECVNGKCAKGWFGFRCQYRNIAVDATVEPKRYTSWLTDGLNDTCNNDTTISSVTLLWDEEFLFTWMTIEVNNASKLTAFKIWFIATGKTYEEIPCSGQRLALINENTLKIFCDLKVLIEQVILEGEAVYFLCSLHVSGGRNVALKQETNQTTTYYSNESYGSQFAVDGDLNTNAKIQGCSHTAVNDTAPCWTVSFDGPRRVDTFVIYNRRDDQPERLKHFQLKAENEHSQSVFSYRDSLDHFLYIYRVNILEHLSIKSVTICQNETDTPFVTLCEVEAYGECLPGSWGLNCSNKCPRSCPNSCDREYGTCNAICVGSSDPPDCTRACAVTTYGMNCSQSCSDSCLKSYCHPENGSCVSQRVSDLENHLKGSSSADSLSTGIGIGIGASCCLFLIILFIIIVVFKKRKRVPPIPTIRPPRGYDDVDLSTPEEYNYETVHQQDLKKTSSDARDDTTNMSQQKETNINLYVNTNWPATHKD